From a single Eleginops maclovinus isolate JMC-PN-2008 ecotype Puerto Natales chromosome 2, JC_Emac_rtc_rv5, whole genome shotgun sequence genomic region:
- the fam174b gene encoding membrane protein FAM174B has protein sequence MVNYNLGLTLIIAAIWRISGVQLSPVSPATLLNSTSSSTISEHEMTHNVTDTAVGSRISSLMTHLPTLKNIVIFICVLTAVLITCLVIKVVRSGRRIRKTRKYDIITTPAERVEMAPLNEENDDEMDDSTLFDVKYR, from the exons ATGGTCAATTACAATCTCGGGTTGACTTTAATTATCGCTGCTATTTGGCGGATCAGTGGCGTACAACTAAGTCCTGTTTCACCGGCGACGCTGCTGAACTCAACATCATCATCCACCATCAGCGAACATGAAATGACACATAATGTCACAGACACCGCCGTGGGATCCCGGATTTCATCTCTAATGACGCATCTTCCAACtctgaaaaacattgttattttcaTCTGCGTGCTAACAGCTGTTCTTATCACATGCCTGGTCATCAAAGTGGTCAG ATCTGGGAGAAGAATCAGAAAAACACGAAAATATGACATTATAACGACCCCCGCTGAACGTGTGGAGATGGCCCCTCTAAATGAGGAGAATGATGATGAGATGGATGACTCAACCCTCTTTGATGTGAAATAcag gTAA